In the Dictyostelium discoideum AX4 chromosome 6 chromosome, whole genome shotgun sequence genome, tTTTATAATTTGGATTTATAATCATTGAAATACCACATTGATCAAAGATTTGAAACCAGTGCACTATTTTACCGGCAATATatgatcttttaatttcttttcttttcatactttcaattgtttttacTCTAGAATAAATTggtttatataaatattggtttggaattgatttttcccaatagattaaaaatttatttaattcaattgggAATTCTTTTCTTAATAATTCGggataatcaaaataaaaaattaaaccttcaatatttccatttttttcaataatatttgaGTATATGGggtttgaataatttttactataaattatatgttgttgatgttgaggttgttgttgttgcttaTTAAATGCTTTTGCATtactaaaaattttataatccCCTTTATTggttagaaaaaaaaaaaaaaaaaaaaaaaccaaggtttaataattttttaatattttttttaaattataaatatcttCCAAAACATACcaatatattaaaatgtaaaataatattcctatttttagaaaataaaaaaataaaataataaagtaaattataatgaaaaaataaaaaaaattaaaagtaaataataattatattaatataggataatttttttttttttttttaagaaagtATGAAAATTCATTACCCGTAGAAAGTCTtgaaatattcattttaatttaaaataaaataaaataaaaaaattttgacaGGGTCATATATTAAACTAAATTTCAaacccccaaaaaaaaaaaaaaaaaaaaaaaaaaaaaaaaaaaaaaaaaaaaaaaaaaaaaaaaaaaaaaaaaattttttttaaaaataaaaaaaaaaaaaaatattaaactaAATCtcaaacacaaaaaaaaaataataaaaataaaaaaaaaaataaaaataaaaaataaaaataattaaaaaaaaaaaaattaataataaaaaataatttatcgcTGTGTACAAATATTCATTGAAGATtgtttaatcatttttaatcataaaaacaaaaaaaataaataaaataaaaatatctggtttcaaaataaataaaataaaatacaataaaaaaaaagatttttttttaaaaaaataaaacaaaacttGATgagtaaattttatattattaaagaatttttatttttatttttatttttatttttatttttatttttatttttattaattatttttttttagataagGTTATATTaggaaaattattttatttgttttcgTGCAACCTACAAAGTTTCCACCAcgacaataaaaaataaaaaaaaataaaaaatttaattttaaaaataaaaaaaaaatcaaatattcaCAAAATTCTGCGTcttgtaatattaaaaaaaaaaaaaaaaaaaaaaaatcaagaaaaaaattattattgtcaagaattttttttttttctttcatttatttataaaaatgcAATCTAAACAATTTGATGAAGTAGTAGTAGAGGTAAAACATGTATCAAAACgtaaggtttttttttttaaaaaaaaataaaatttgtagtattttttattttttatttattattttttattttttatttatttttacttttataaaAGATTATAAGATTGCAGGTAGAGAAGATAGTGTTAAAGCATTGAATGATATACATTTAGCAGGTGATTCAGAGTTATTACCAATTAGAAGAGGAGAATTTGTAATGTTAAGAGGACCATCAGGTGGTGGTAAAAcaagtttattaaatttattaggTACAATCGATAGAGCAACCGAAGGTGTTAtagaattattttcaaatccaATCAATGTAGATTCAACTGATGAATATTTAGCTAAATTAAGATTAGAGAAAATTGGTTTCGTTTTtcaaacttttaatttattagcAACAATGTCTGCTTTTGAAAATGTAGAATTACCAATGATTATATTAggaaaattaaatgaaaaagaaagaaaaaagagagcaattgaattattaacttGTATgtgtattttaattttttttttttttttaattaaaatttgtatttattaatctttttttattatttttttttattattttttttttttagtggtTGGTTTGCAAGATAGATTAGATCATTTACCTTCAGAATTATCAGGTGGTGAACAACAAAGAGTGtatgtaaataaatataataataataataataataatttttttttttttatttccaaattaattttaataatctttatttttttttttagaacaATTGCAAGAGCTCTTTCAAATGCACcagaaattttattattagatgtatgtattttttaaaatatgataTTTTTGGTGgttctttaaatttgaagtactaaagtaaaaaaaaaaaataaaaaataataggaACCAACAGGTGATTTAGATACAAAGAATACAGTTGAAGTTAtggatttattattagatttaaatttaaagttaaAGACAACTTGTATTATGGTTACTCACAATCCCGATATTGAATGTTATGCTGATAGAATTTTGTATATTGCAGATGGTGTTTTTGAAAAACAAGTATTTAATACTGAACAAACAAGATTAGATTATGATGAATATATCGCTTATTTAAATTCTCAAGCTGGTcattaatacaaataattatataaaataaataaaaataaaaataaaaataaaaataaaattttaaaaagaaaagaaataaattataattataatttatttattcatttttaatattaatttgattatcattaaagatataattttgatcattattattattgttatttaatgGGTAAATAGGAGCGCTGGTTCCTTTTGGAACTGGACAAGCATATTTGGTAGcaataaaaattgtaaaatgaCAATTCATTTCGTAGACTGCATAAACAACGAATTCATATCCACTAtcacaatttaataaatattctgATGTGATTGGGTAATTTTCTGCACAAATTTGAGAAGTGTTATAGTAAAGAGCAATACCTTGGTTTTGTTGAccattaatatttgtataGAATTCATAGGaactttcatttttataGCCAATTGCTGCAGATCTCTCTCCATTAATATAATTGGTTATACATGATTGAGTTTCATTAGATTCATTAAGATTATCAATACAATAACTATTAGAAGAAcataaattgaaataatactatttaatttttattattattattattattattgatattagtGAGACATTAGTATACTATtacataattattaattattaaatattatttttaactacTTACCATGgttaatgtattattatcCCAGTATTCAAAATTTGAAGAATCAAGTTGAGAAAGATCTACTACTAAGTGAGGTGTGTAATCGAAAATACATGTATCCATTGGATTTGGTGATGGGTTTGGTGTTGGAGTTGGTGATGGAGTTGGTGAAGGAGTACGGGTTGGTGAAGGAGTACGGGTTGGTGTTGGAGTACGGGTTGGTGAAGGAGTTGGTGATGGAGTTGGTGATGGAGTTGGAGTATAACCAACACAAGCACTTACAGTTTCAATGGTAAAGTAATAGGTACAATTTGAGAGATAAAAACTTGAAACTTCAAAACTAGTATTATAACTACAAACCATATCAAATACAATAGAATTACCTAAACCAGTTTCACAATCACCATTTCCAGAGTTGTATAATAACTCTAAACCTTGTTCTGATACTTGATATTGACCAGTGTTTGAATATGAGATTAAATATTCATATGGTGCAATCTTTTGACAAGCTTGAACATcactattaaataaattggaaCAATACTCATTTGGTGCAcagaaattgaaataatattcaacACTTGTTTCGTTATCATAATAAACATAACCTGAATAATCGgaactaaataaaattacaattgttaaaataaatattaaaaaaaagagaaatttaaaaataaaaaattcatacATACGCAATTAATggtgataaatcaatttcttgtgatccaaatttaatttgacATGATGATGGGATTGGGTTATTTGGTGTTGGAGAAGGGGTTGGGAAAGGAGTTGGAGTTGGTGATGGAGTTGGTGAAGGAGTTGGTGATGGAGTTGGTGAAGGAGTTGGTGATGGAGTTGGTGATGGAGTTGGGGTTTGAGTTGGTGATGGAGTTGGGGTTTGAGTTGGTGATGGAGTTGGTGA is a window encoding:
- the abcH1 gene encoding hypothetical protein, which gives rise to MQSKQFDEVVVEVKHVSKHYKIAGREDSVKALNDIHLAGDSELLPIRRGEFVMLRGPSGGGKTSLLNLLGTIDRATEGVIELFSNPINVDSTDEYLAKLRLEKIGFVFQTFNLLATMSAFENVELPMIILGKLNEKERKKRAIELLTLVGLQDRLDHLPSELSGGEQQRVTIARALSNAPEILLLDEPTGDLDTKNTVEVMDLLLDLNLKLKTTCIMVTHNPDIECYADRILYIADGVFEKQVFNTEQTRLDYDEYIAYLNSQAGH